In the Mesoplodon densirostris isolate mMesDen1 chromosome 6, mMesDen1 primary haplotype, whole genome shotgun sequence genome, CTTAAAGCAGTAGTTATGTAAATTTGGagatttgaaatttaaatgtcTAAAGACATAAAATGTTCCTTTAGACTTTGGAAGAATCTTGAGAATTTCACGAGGAgttaaaacttcatttttaagATACACTTTGAAACTTGAAGAGAATTACTCTCAGGATGTTTTGTAGTATAAGAAAGCTGCTGACGTAAGTATAAAGAGCGATGATAACTGCGGGACCTCAGAGCCACAGCTCGGGGGTGGCGCCCTACTCTTCTGCTCCAGTAGATCCTCTTATCCTCTCCTGTCCTCTTCCTCTTGCCCCTCACTCTATGTCAGCTTCCAGCTTATGAAAGGGATTTTATTTAACTTGTTAGGTACagtatgtatttttgttgttattctaaAGATTAGAAGGTAactataatattttatgtttcttgtaGAAAAACAGCCATCTCCTTGAAACCTAAATTAAGGTTGTTTTTAATTGTGTAGTTCTGAATTAAACTGATTTTTTCTATACTAAAAGAAATTGTCTTTCTACTTTTACTTTAGATGATTTTCCTCCTAAATGAAAGATTAATAATAGCAGCTTTACTTAATTAATAATAGCAGCTTTGCTGGGTCTTTTAAACTATCAGCACGTATTTGTTCTGTTAATCTTCTGGATCATCTGAGTAGTAGAAAAGGGGTTATggtaaaatagaagaaaacaggTTATTGCTGCTTTTACTATGGATACTGAAAGACAGGGCAGGGCTGTTTGAAAGGAAACTGTGTTATTAATCATAGGGGTTATTTCTGATCCAGGTGTTAGCATAGAAGAGAGAACTTGTCAGGGAGGAGGAaggtgtgaccttgagcatggGTTTGGAGAAAGGCAAATCCAATCTAGTTAATCATCAGTCTGGGAGCTTAGAAGTAATGCATTAGAAAACTGGTCCAGTAGCAAACTTAAGAAGCATTTTACTTTGAGGCACCAGCTTCAGCTCATATGATAAAGAGCACAGTGCTCACTCTGTTATTGGTTATGTCAGGAgagagcatttactatgtgcccagCATTGTCTTCAGACCTTTCTGTGCATCAGCCCATTAATCTGCACAGCACCCCTGTGTAAAAAAAATGAGGTATAGAGTGCCTTGCCCAGAGTATACACCTATCCCTGCCAGAGCCAGCGTCTGCCCCAATCCCTCCTCACAAGCCCCACCCTGAACCACTGCTGCAAGGCTGGGAGAAAGGTCTCTGGCCCTGTGcttcttcctctgctttcttctctACAGCATTCTCACCTCTAACAGACACTTCACAGAATGACAAGTATAGATGAGTAAATGTtaggaaagagacagaaaataaaaagttctttGCTTCTTAATGTTTGTtcgtactgggaaaaaaaaattctggtttcatactgtcaaaaaaagaaaaaagaattacatatGGCTCTTGATGTGTCCATGAGAAAACACTAAATTTCATACTACGCTGACCAGATATACTGGTAAAAAGAATTCTAATTGCAGTGTGGTTTTGACAGTGTGTACACTTTACAACCTTACATTTAATGgtcattttaaaatgacaattcaATAAATACTGTATAAATACAAACCTTTAGGAATTGAGGTCAGTTTTGCTTCTGCAATTCTGATATGAAACACTGTTACCCCTTCAAATGCCCCTGGTTCAATCCCATTGTTATCAAGAGGGTTTGCACTCATTTCTGTGGGGGGAAATTATATAATTTAGCATACATATGTTGTATGTGAAGGAAACTCACAATGCAGAGATGCACGTCCCAAGAAAATTCTAAGAAGTGTGAGCATTATCGTTCACTCTCCTTCACTCAGTATATCTGTTTCTGTGTCTATCTACTCTCCTTTCTGTCAGTCTCAGAAAAAGACTGCTTTGTGTTACATAGGCTGGAATATATAACAGCTTTACTATTTTGCTTTGAATTACTAAGTCAGTAACTTACTTATCACTCTTTTCCAACCATGATCATAATCAAGGTTTCGTTATAGTAATGTAACATAAGAAAAAAGACCATCCTTCATATAATTCAAAACCTTTGTGTTTTCCagtgtacatttatttatttgtcacctaaactttttaaattgtaagTCAGTTAGAAATTACTTGATTAACAGAAATATAACTGAGGAATGCCAGAAAGTGAAGCTATTTGGttaagtgccaggcacttggttgaattaaatgagtaaataaatgaatgagaatatTGGTTAGGAATTTTGAATGGATATAGTAGGGGAAGATGGCATGGTTATACCATGGGTGTTAGAAGTAAAATAGTGTGTAGAATTGGAAGTATACTGTAAAAACGCCTTAGCTGAATAATCttcaaagcagaaaatgaaaagttagAGGTACATTCCAAATAATATCTGAATTAATGTTGTGGGTTGTATTTGAGTAGTTTttacaatacattaaaaatgataCCTTTAAATTAAATAAGAATAACAGATTTTAACCAATTAAGTGCAGtcagaaaacagaaaccactctAAGGGATTCTTGAGAGTGCAGAGTGCATGTGTATTTATATTGTAAAAGGTGTATTTCTTTAAGTGCTATAAATTTTGTTTGATACTTTCATTGATTTATGAATGGCTCACCTAGGTACAGCTTACTAGattcaaaaaattaattttggaaatGATCAGTCCTAAAGTTGTTAATGATGATAAAGATCTCTACATCTGCATAttgcttataattttaaaatgttccatttaTTTGCAAAAACTTACCTAGCACATGTAAAGAGTTCATTCCTTTGAATGTCtccttttgtattttcttaactttattgTCATGAATTCTGAGTTCTGCTAACGATTTGGGAAGATTAAGTGGTATTTCACTTAGTTGATTGTGGGACAGATATAGCCTTCGCAACTTCTTTGTGGTTTGAAAGGCTTTGGGGTGAATCTTAGTTAGTTTGTTGTTGTTCAGAATCAAAGCCTAGATAAAGCATAAAAAGTTACACCATATCAGGAAGTGGATTTGATTTACCAGTATTCTACAGTGATTAGTCACTCATGGAAATCAATGCAAATTATGTCATTCATATACTTTATTAACCATGTAAATAATTCTCCAGCCCAATCtaagcttaaaaaaagaaaaatttactaCTGAGTTGGAACAGTGCAAAGCTTTAACGATTGGTTTCACACCTTTGGTTTGTCTTTGAGTAGGTGACACATGTTTAAGGCTCCCCTCTCCCATTTCTCTTCATGGAAGTGATGGATAGTAttatctttatcttatttttttaaattaattaatttatttatttggctgagttgggtctttgttgctgcgcgggggctctctgtagttgcagcgagtgggggctactctttgttgtggcgcgtgggcctcccattgcagtggcctctcttgttgcggagcacgggctctagggcacaggcttcagtagttgtggctcgcggcctccagagcgcaggctcagtagttgtggcgcacaggcttagttgctctgcggcatgtgggatcttcccggaccagggctcgaacccatgtcccctgcattggcaggcggattcttaaccactgcgccaccagggaagccctctttatctTATCTTAAAAGCTATTCACTCTACAAAATTAGCTTCAGTACACAACAAATACATTTTTGCATGATTTTATCTACTCTTAAAACCTCACCTCTGTCTTGTTTACTAATGTTTACCATTTTCCCCAGAATAGAGGCCTGTAAGAATAAACTCTTACAAAGTGCCCTCAGCATTCTGGCATATTTTAGACACTGGGGAAATGGTAGTACTTTCAGAAGAATGACTCAACCTCTTCTCAGTTCTGTGACTATTTCTCAGTGCAGCGTGGCAGCACTCTTCAGAGAAGACACAACCCCAGAGAGTGAAAGAGCTTAATGCAGCCTGAATCTTTGTTCCCCACAGCCAAGCCCTTTGCGACATGTTGAGGGTTCTGACTGCAGCCATCTTGATCTGCTGGGGTGCGGAACTTCAGAACCAAAACTGGGAAAATCCTTGGTAACCAGGGCTTGCCACTCACCTAGTAACTATTTTCAAAACGTGCCAGATTTTGCAGAAACAATTTTCAAATCACAAGGGCAATGGCATTCCTAGGACTTTTTATTCCTCTCTGCTAATCTGGATCCTCTCATTCTTTCAGGGAGCAGCTCTAGATTATTTCCTTTTATGATTTTTGTCCCCAGTTCCATTCTACGACAATCTTGCCGTCGTTTCCAGAATGACTTAATATACGCCTTTCTGGTATTATTCACATTGTTGCTgtttcacagaagaaatacaaatacttcTGCAGTTAAACTCCCTTTACTTATTATGTTTACTGGTTTCACCATAGGCCCTTAGTGTCTCCTTTCTCTTACCTTCCTTTCAGACACATCACTACTTTTAACAATTTCAACTGAGATAGGTTAAGCCTAGAAGAATTTAAAATACATCTTGTTACCACTGGTAAAATATACTCCTTTCTGTGTGTGCCGCACACCCCATGTCTGTGACAGTGTGGAATCAGGGTCTACCTCAAACCCAATTtcaaatagaattagaaattttaCCTGCTAAAATCTAGAGGCTCAAAAtgctaaatagaaaaataagaatattttaaatcttagataatttaaatattaatgagtAGAGTAAGGAAAAGTTCTTTTTCATCTTTAGAGATCTAGAAAAAAAGCCATACAAGTATATTTAGTCAATTATGTTATATTGCACATGCTGCTGTCAGAGCTTTGTGGGTTTGGGTACTGCTTTTCTTACATTGTACACTAATGAGTTCCTGAAAAtaatcagttttattattttagtgtATAATGACTATGATTACCTAAATAGAACCTAAATAGATCATAAGGACCACTTATTTGAATTCTTAGCCCGCTGCCTTTCCACCTGGCTGTTATTCAGTAAGCATCAGttgaattaaattattaattGAATTAAATCTATAATTTTTCATTAACTAGACCACTGCTGAATAACGGGGATTTTGTCACTCATCATACACAGAAAAGTAAGACTTGTTTACACAAACACAGATACAAGCAATCATTTTAGCAGTGACAGAGATTTTCACTTAAATATCTGCATGTATTCTTACATAAAGTGAGATGAGtcctttaaaatcattttctttgatttccataattttattgttttgaaggTCAACCATTCGGGTATCAAATGGAATATTGCTTGGGACAGAGGACAAACCTGAGAAATAAACAAACACGTTGCATATATGTTATATGCTAAAGATGAAATTGCTGATATGATagaaatgtgctttttaaaaaaattcatggtTACCATTAAGTAATAGATGACTCAACATGTAACAGATGACAAAAACATTGTTCTTTGGAAAGGCCTAAAGATCTTATcaagtaactttatttttacaaGGTATCTATCTGGTTCTGGCTATCACCGTTCAGTCTGCTGCAAGGTGACATTAAATGGAGCTAAGTTGGGGGGTTCTAATATGACTGCGAGGAGGAGACCTACAGCTGAGGCACAGCTTCTGCTGATGCACTTTTGACTAAAGAATATTAACATTCTTTGCAGATTTTCAGGCAGCTGTAGTGCTAAATTGGAGCCTGTGGGTTTTGATCATTTTAAGAAGCATCAACATGTAGAAAGTTGTGCttagaaaatagataaattattttCGTGTACACTATCAAAGACTTTACTACCCATTTCCTTTAATAATGAGCTCCTCTAATTAGTCGTAAATTATTTGATTTACGGAAACTTATTCATCGATAACATATAATTAACATCTAGGTGTGTAGTATACCTTTACTGAATTTATCACCCACAGCCTTAGCTCTTTTTGAGCTGTGTACTCTAGTAATAGCTTTCTTTTCTCTCATCTCAGCAGCTGCATCTTCCTTTTTgtgtaggtactcagtaaatgttaattacATTATTTAAAGACTTAAGTGTGTTTTTCCTCTCTTAAAGAAGCAGAAAATTGCCAGGAGCTGTATGTGGCGCATTTCTTCCTTACTTTCCTTGCTTTCCCTAAATGGCTGAACATGTGCACTTCTGATTGTTGTCGGACATTCCATATGGTATTTATGCTTGAGGAGCATGGGGCTTTCTTGGTTTtccccaacattttatttttgaaatgttcaaacatacagaaaagtttaaagaattttacagtgaaaatTCATATTCCTTTTTCTCCCATCAACATTTTACTATACTGTACTTACTGTCCATCCatcaatttatcttttttatgtatttttttttttttcctttttgcggtatgtgggcctctcactgttgtggcctctcccgttgcggagcacaggctccggatgcgcaggcccagcggccatggctcacgggcccagccgctccgcggcatatgggatcctcccagacctgggcacgaacccgtatcccctgcatcggcaggcagactcttaaccactgcgccaccagggaggcccttttttatgtattttaaagtgaGTTTTAGATATTACTACACTTTTAGTGGAGCCATCCTTACTCCTGAAGAGTAGTATAATATTTAATAGCCCCAAATTGAAGAATTCAATATTGAAATACTGTGAATATCAACATTTCACTTGACAGCCCTCAATACTTTGCCCTTTCTGCTTTAAAATTGACAATTCTTTTAAGAAGTTTGACATAGATggaaaggggggaaagggggtaaCTTGATGGGTTACCAAGGTATAACAGCAGTTTTGTTAGGAGATTACTTTGGTTTTAGAAAATGAAGTGGAAGTTCTTATAGGAAGGTAGAGGTTCTGCAGACAGGATCTAGTAACATAAACTTTGACAAACCTTCCCCTACCCTACCCCTGCTGAATTTGGAagctctgaaaaatatttcatttcctgAGGGAAAAAGATTGTTAAGTGTCCTTTTCATCTTCAGTTGTCATGGGGGACCACTCTATGATGCTAACAGTGCTGTGTCATTTTAAAGGTATGTGACATACTATTACAGATATTCTTGGGTgaattttattagatttttttcaaagctaAATATTCAAGAGACCATGTAAGTAAAACACTATTTGCAACCAACTGTCTGTCATGAGACAGTTTGGTCTTTCTCAGTTCCTTGAAGACAGTCACATACTGGAGCAGAGCTCTGCAGTGTTTCCTTCAAGGTCTTTAAGTTGAAGTAGATGACCTTGTGCTGGAGTGAACACGAAGGCCATCACACAAGGATGGTGTGTGCTAAAGGTGAACATCTCCTTAGTCAAAGTCTTACCCAGAACCAACCCAGTTTACATCCAGCAGTATCAAAgtagatatatacatttttatcctGATCTTTGTTTAGCAAAGTGTTTTCTCAGGCTTCAACTCTACAAATTGATAGTAAAGTTTTTTCCTGCCTGGGATGCAGCTTAAAAACGAcagtaccaaaagaaaaaaaaaaaaagaccttccgATACTCCCTAATCTAACCTTTTCTCACACCAGGGTCTGTTTCAGCTTCTACATTTCTCCTTCCTGCCACTCTTCCCACAGTCATTACTTGCCTGTGCTTCCAGACCAGCAAACGTTGTTTGCATCCTGTCATCTCTTTCTCACAAGAATGCCAAAGGTAAAGCTTAAAACCCATTTTTTCCTGGCCTGTATATTCCATTAAGACTTTACCAGCGATTCTAGCTCATAATAATATCCTCATCTTTGGATGTTTTTTGTTCACCTTTCTCATTATGTCCCCtaataacacatttttttaaagtctctggAGTTCACTGTAACAAGCTTTGACAATTGCCACGAATGCTGTGGCAGGAGGAAATGAATCTAAAGCTTTCAGAGGCACTGTCTGCTCATATGCGCTCTGGAAGTGGCCTTAATGGGCCTCCAGGTCCAGAATGGGAGGTGTGTGCCATACTTTTGGTTTCCCACGGTGGGTCAGGTCTGAGCCATCTCCTCTTTTGCAAATAGCTGAGTACAACAATTCTTGATGTGCATTCCTGTTACACCTCTCCCTGAGTATGCCCTTCTATTTGAGAGCACCTTCATTAGaagtattaaaagaataaaatactcacCAGAGAATTACACATTTTTAAGAGACTTTAGAAAGTGGTTTTTAGTTCAGCCATTTATTTTCTAGATAGTTTTAAACCCAAACCATTCAAAACAAATAGAGTATTGTCTTTAAAATGTCTAGATTAGAGAGTTCACAAACTCCATAACCTACTTATTGTTCTGGATGGGCAACTTATTTTGGTAGAATTTTGCTGGGAAGCACAGTTTCAACCAGCTGACACTCTATGCGATGAAACCACAGTGACATCCATTCTctctaaaggaaattaaaatgtaatactgattcaaatttgggaagagaaggaaatgttctgtatatgaaatttccattgttttcctctgattttctggattttaaaaataagtttggatatactttggggtttgttatacttttcaaaaatttaagtgaaaaatgCCTTTACAATCAGCTGATTTTTGAAATTTCAGTGAGGTCTTTCCCTATcctttaaattttgtcaaaatgaCATTATTCTACAAAACAAGTTGACATGTGTCCTTACCTAGATCAGAACAGTGTACAACTCTCGAGTAGCATTGGCATCCAAACGGACATGTTGGAAACAGATCGAATGGGAAGAATGGGTTAATTGTCTCTCTTGTTGGGAAAAGAGAGTTGTTAGCATCACTATCACCTTCGTCTTCCATGTCCTTCAGCATCATATTCTTCAGTGTCAGGTACGAAGGGTGAAATAAGGGTTTGGCAGAGCACAAAGACAAGAACGCTAGGAGCACATACTCCTTCATGTCGTCCTGTGTAGGGGACCAATCTAGAACTAAGTAGACATTGAGGATTAAgttaaagtttaaataaatacagTTCCTGCTGCTGTACATTTCTCAGAGCTGGCAAGAGTACAGTGAAATGGCATTCTAATTTATTACTAGTGTGAGAGTAAGTTTATTAAAAGTTTTTGGAAAGCAGTTCAGCAATATGCATTGGAAGCtttataaatatctttatttttcatctaGCCATTCTACTTTTGGCATCTAGTCTCAGGAAACAATTCTAATGTGCATAAAGGTGTTCATCAGAGAATCATATATAATAGCAAAAACATTAAAGATAATACTGATGGTTAAAgagaaatagtaaaataaaatagggtaTATTTATTCCATGAAATACTTTGGAACCCACAAAATGTttacaaagatatttaaaaatatgaaaaactgttttttgaaataaaagaaaatataaaaaatctaTACATAGTatacttacatacacacacaaaacctgGCACAAATATACCTAATTGATGATAATATCTGGATGGTAGAGTCATGAATtacttgtgtctttttttttctttaatttctatacTGAGCAATAAGAACTACATTTATACTTAGGAAACTAATAAaggcttttaaaaacaaaagcatattATCATACCTGACTATTTATTCCTGGAATCCTTCCATTGCCTTAATATCTATGTCACTTTTAAAGTAAAATCCTTCATGTCCCCTTAGTACATCTGGAagttttctttaacttctctcCCACCATCCTCCCCAGCCTCACTCTCCGAGTTGGTTACTTTTTCCACAGTGTTATTGGATTTCTTCCTTCCAATCTGTTCCATTATCTAATACCTGATCCAAAGCATCTGAGGTCCAGGCTATTCTTTTTTACTGATCTTTCCACTGAGTcccttttgtttagtttttttgcaGGGGGAGGGCATAGGGTGCTttcagttgtattttttaaaacccacacAAAACTGGAATGTACGAGTGAGAACCTTCTGAGAATAGATTGGTTGTCATCTGATGGGGGATATTCCTACAGGTATGTTTACATATCATGGTTTCTTAACCATCAACTGTGAAACATACATTCtttgtaattttcaaaaattgtaaGCATTATGATATCATCTAAAACAGGCTTATGCCTGTCTTCCCTTTGGGGCATGCAGTTAGCTTCACATAATGCCCATTAGTGAGTCTGTATCCTGGCAGGAGGGAGTCCACACCCAGCCAGGTCATCCAGCAGTGTAGCTGTCCTGCTATGCCTGAGCACCAGATAGCACCTTAGCCACAGAGGGCTTCTAGAGTCAGTCAGAATTGGTCCAGCCTCAGGAAGACCTGGCCTTCCAAATCCTTGAATTATGCCAGCTTCTTACAGTTTTCTAGAACCCAGAAATCAGCTTTAATATCTCTCCACAGCCTTGCTTTTTTTTGGACTTAAGAATCAGAAATGAACTaacttaattaaaatattcatttatatatcttttaatcatcagagaaaggttttttaaaaaaaaaaaaaaactactgtcaTCAGTGATTAACCTGATAACTAACATTATTTAACTCTTAGAAATCTATATGGCAACAAGTACATTTTGCCCACTGGGCGGCTGGACATGACCAGCCTTATCAGGTTTCCCTATGAGAACTCACACTCAATTGTGCTAGGAAAGGGGAGATTACAGGACACAGAACAgaaaagatttttatatttttataatcttattCTGAATCCCACTTCAGAACCAGTTCTGTCCTTCCATCTCTACACTGCCTTGTGGAATTGTCAATTCAGTTTATTCTAGATACGTCTCTCACATTAACCAGGAGGCCTGAGAGGTGCAAAGAGCTTCAGTGGCTTCCCCAAGGCCACATAACCAAATTGAACTGGAAATTGAGTTAGAGTTCATGTGTCCCAACCCATTCTTTGCATCTTCTGCTGCAACCCACACAGGAGCActctcttttatcttcttttatctAGTGGCCTCTGTCATCTCCTCCTTTCCAGCCAGTCCACATGTTGCCGTCCTGTGTACATCTGTACATAAAGGAGTGCACTCACAGCTTTCGGAGGGTGGAAATGGGAGTGGTTGTGTGATCAGATTTGTATGGTACAGAGGGAGATTGTGCTGGCAACTCAAGGGCCAGCAGCTTCTGTCAGCCGGCCCTGGGGACAGGCAGGTTACTATTCCAGTCACCCTGGAATCCTGGCACAGGCACCTGGTTTTGGTCAACTAGGCTTCATTTCCATCATCACTTTGGCACGTCATTTCTGCTTCTTAGCTGCCTGCCTAACTATGCTCCATTATGTTTCTTGACCGTAGGCTTCTTTTTGGTTCCTGGCTCCTTAATGCTTGGTGCCCTGCCTTGCCTTGACTTCCACGATTCTCATTCTTGAGCTAATTTAGCTCTTGGTCCTTAGCAAAACCAAAGCTTGTCTCTGGTACCAATTTATTCTTTAAGATTGTTCTGCATCGCAGCTCTATCTTCTAGGTCTGTAGCTGCCCCTGACCTTATTTGACCTTGGTAGAGAAGTTAATGAATTAAATGTCATTTAAGGTCATGTCTCTGGCTTTCTTTGAGCTTGCTGGAGTTTTTCATTGGGCATTTATCAAGTAcccactgtgtaccaggcacaggGTTAGGATACATAATCCATGAAGTAGAACATGTTTGGATGTTCAATGGACATGCTTCTCCCTATCCACTTCTCCCACGCTTCCTTGCTCAAAAAACAACCACAGCCCCTAATTTGCTACTCTCAGGTAAGTGTGGGATTGTTGTAAAAGTTAATACTTGAATGTCAGGTACACTAAtaggaaaactaaaaaataaatgctcaagTTAGTAAATAGAACTAAACTGTGGGTGGTCAGTGCTGGCTGTGTACACTCTGGCTCTAACATTTTGGGAGAATCTCCAGATGTGTGGTCCCCAgactctgaaaataaaattcttcacCATAAGTTTGTATACTCCTCATAAACTGTGTAGTCCTCATAAATCTCAGTTTACTATTTGAGACCAATAGAAATAAAGACatctataaaatatacatacatgaaAAAAAAGGTTGAAATAGAATACACAAACCTAATAAGAGGGATAGTGGGCTTATGGGTGAAGGATTATTTTCTTGTCTATggtgcatatttttaaaattattattttgctttttaaatattttaaatagcaatCTGCAAGAAAATTGTCTTTGTTCTGGTCCTCCAtatacttttgccttttcttACCACTTCTAGAAACATTAGACAGTACAATTAAAGGTTTCCCATACACTGCCCCCTCAAAATTCAACCAACAGTGCCTACCTTCAAAATAGTCTGGAGCCACAATTTCTTGAGGGCTAGCACCATTTACTCTGGTCCATGGGAGATAAAAGAGttttaataaaaagttatttttgagttggttggttgtttgagtttcattctttttgtagAAACTTAGAGATAAATAGGCTGTAGCTTCCCCGTCTAGACCAGAAAAATCTATGTAATGCATAATATACCAGAAATATAGACCTAAGACAACGGTAAAACTTTAAAGAATACATATAACAAGTGGCATATGTTAGAGATCCAAAGTGGGAAGCCAGGACGCAATGTCTCGGCTTTCCCTGTAGCCTGGCAGCAGGGCCAGGGACTTGCCTTCACTCCTGCAAACCCCATTTCCTGCTGCAGTCATGTTGCCCTATGATGTAGGAGAGCCCTGGAGTGGGGTGCGGGCTGCGATGAGGGGGAGCAGATCAGTTGTGACAGACTTAGAGGGACACTGGCATGAGGAGCCGAGCTGGGAGGAGACACAGAAGATCAGCGCTCAggtgaaagagaggaagaaagccaAGCATGAGGGAGGGGGCTTATATCTCCTACATGGACCCGCCAAAAGGGCTGCTGGTCAGCCTACCTGTGGGGTCAGGAGGAGCACCAGCCAatgtccctcccttcctctctcttctttcttacacTGATAAGCTACAGGAGTTCCTCCCTGCCTTAGATAAGATGGTGACTCTGGCCTGCTATGTTAGGCAGTGGCTTGTCTATGGTCGTTGGCAAGCTTTCCAGTTGCTGGCTGGTGGGGGCAGCCACCAGTCATGCCCTTCTGGACCCTTCCCTGGTGAGTGAGAGAGGAGACATGTGGAAGCAGGAAATGTCATTTAGCTGAAACTCCCTCCCAGTGTTGAAGTTTCCTCCAGAACATTGTGGACCAGATGGTGTGTCTGCTCTCTGATTGCATGACGCCAGTGAGAGG is a window encoding:
- the ASPN gene encoding asporin isoform X1, coding for MVENSTFKRTYSLLTRVNGASPQEIVAPDYFEVLDWSPTQDDMKEYVLLAFLSLCSAKPLFHPSYLTLKNMMLKDMEDEGDSDANNSLFPTRETINPFFPFDLFPTCPFGCQCYSRVVHCSDLGLSSVPSNIPFDTRMVDLQNNKIMEIKENDFKGLISLYALILNNNKLTKIHPKAFQTTKKLRRLYLSHNQLSEIPLNLPKSLAELRIHDNKVKKIQKETFKGMNSLHVLEMSANPLDNNGIEPGAFEGVTVFHIRIAEAKLTSIPKELPSTLLELHLDYNKISTVELEDFKRYKDLQRLGLGNNRITDIENGSLANIPRVREIHLEKNKLKKIPSGLQELKYLQIIFLHSNSITKVGVNDFCPAVPKMKKSLYSAISLFNNPVKYWEVQPATFRCVLSRMSVQLGNFRK
- the ASPN gene encoding asporin isoform X3, which gives rise to MVENSTFKRTYSLLTRVNGASPQEIVAPDYFEVLDWSPTQDDMKEYVLLAFLSLCSAKPLFHPSYLTLKNMMLKDMEDEGDSDANNSLFPTRETINPFFPFDLFPTCPFGCQCYSRVVHCSDLGLSSVPSNIPFDTRMVDLQNNKIMEIKENDFKGLISLYALILNNNKLTKIHPKAFQTTKKLRRLYLSHNQLSEIPLNLPKSLAELRIHDNKVKKIQKETFKGMNSLHVLEMSANPLDNNGIEPGAFEGVTVFHIRIAEAKLTSIPKGHKK
- the ASPN gene encoding asporin isoform X2, translated to MKEYVLLAFLSLCSAKPLFHPSYLTLKNMMLKDMEDEGDSDANNSLFPTRETINPFFPFDLFPTCPFGCQCYSRVVHCSDLGLSSVPSNIPFDTRMVDLQNNKIMEIKENDFKGLISLYALILNNNKLTKIHPKAFQTTKKLRRLYLSHNQLSEIPLNLPKSLAELRIHDNKVKKIQKETFKGMNSLHVLEMSANPLDNNGIEPGAFEGVTVFHIRIAEAKLTSIPKELPSTLLELHLDYNKISTVELEDFKRYKDLQRLGLGNNRITDIENGSLANIPRVREIHLEKNKLKKIPSGLQELKYLQIIFLHSNSITKVGVNDFCPAVPKMKKSLYSAISLFNNPVKYWEVQPATFRCVLSRMSVQLGNFRK